Proteins co-encoded in one Tachysurus fulvidraco isolate hzauxx_2018 chromosome 17, HZAU_PFXX_2.0, whole genome shotgun sequence genomic window:
- the rhogd gene encoding ras homolog gene family, member Gd produces the protein MQTIKCVVVGDGAVGKTCLLISYTTNAFPEEYIPTVFDNYSAQMSVDGRTVSLNLWDTAGQEEYDRLRTLSYPQTNVFIICFSIGSPSSYANVRHKWFPEVSHHCPSVPVLLVGTKRDLRNDTETIKKLKEQNLAPTTQQQGTTLAKQINAVKYLECSALLQEGVREVFAEAVRAVLYPVTKKNSKKCVLL, from the coding sequence ATGCAGACAATAAAGTGCGTCGTTGTTGGCGATGGGGCGGTGGGGAAAACGTGCCTTCTCATCTCGTACACCACCAATGCCTTTCCCGAAGAATACATCCCCACCGTGTTCGACAACTACAGTGCCCAGATGAGTGTTGATGGACGCACCGTAAGCCTGAACCTGTGGGACACAGCGGGTCAGGAGGAGTACGACCGGCTGCGCACACTCTCTTACCCTCAGACCAACGTGTTCATTATCTGCTTTTCTATCGGTAGCCCGTCATCATATGCCAACGTCCGACACAAGTGGTTCCCGGAGGTGTCGCACCACTGCCCCAGCGTGCCTGTGCTGCTTGTGGGAACCAAGCGCGATTTGCGCAACGACACCGAAACCATAAAGAAGCTAAAGGAGCAGAACCTGGCGCCCACCACACAGCAGCAGGGCACGACGCTGGCAAAGCAGATCAACGCCGTCAAGTATTTGGAGTGCTCCGCTCTGCTACAGGAAGGCGTCAGGGAAGTTTTTGCTGAGGCTGTGCGTGCCGTTCTCTATCCTGTCACCAAAAAGAATTCCAAAAAATGCGTCCTCTTGTAG